CGCTGGACGGTCTGGACGTGCGTGAGTTTGGCGGCATCGAGCCGAACCCCTCTTACGAAACCCTGATGAACGCGGTGAAAATCGCCCGCGACGAGAAGATCACCTTCCTGCTGGCCGTCGGCGGTGGCTCCGTGCTGGACGGCACCAAGTTTATCGCCGCAGCGGCCCACTATGCTGACGGTATCGACCCGTGGCACATCCTGCAGACCGGCGGCAGCGACATCAAAAGCGCCATCCCGATGGGCTCCGTTCTGACCCTGCCTGCTACCGGCTCCGAATCCAACAAAGGTGCGGTGATCTCCCGTAAAACCACCGGCGACAAGCAGGCCTTTATGAACGAGCACGTACAGCCGGTGTTTGCGGTACTGGATCCGGTTTACACCTACACCCTGCCGCCGCGTCAGGTGGCGAACGGCGTGGTGGACGCCTTTGTCCATACCGTTGAGCAGTACGTCACCTACCCGGTGAACGCCAAAATCCAGGATCGTTTCGCCGAGGGCATTCTGCTGACCCTGATCGAAGACGGCCCGCTGGCGCTGAAAGAGCCAGAAAACTACGAAGTGCGTGCCAACGTGATGTGGGCCGCGACTCAGGCGCTGAACGGCCTGATCGGTGCTGGCGTGCCGCAGGACTGGGCCACCCACATGCTGGGCCACGAGCTGACCGCGATGCACGGCCTCGATCATGCCCAGACCCTGGCGGTGGTGCTGCCCGCGCTGTGGAATGAAAAACGCGACACCAAGCGCGGCAAACTGCTGCAGTACGCTGAGCGCGTCTGGGGTATTACCGAGGGTTCTGACGACGATCGTATCGATGCCGCTATCGCCGCGACCCGCAACTTCTTCGAGCAGCTGGGCGTGCCTACGCGCCTCTCCGGCTACGGCCTGGACGGGAGCTCCATCCCTGCCCTGCTGGCGAAACTCGAAGAGCACGGCATGACCCAAATCGGTGAGCATCACGACATTACCCTCGACGTGAGCCGCCGTATTTACGAGGCCGCTCGCTAAGCGATTTTGCACGCTTACCTTTCGTTTTTCGGCATTTAGGCCAGGCTTAAT
This Leclercia sp. S52 DNA region includes the following protein-coding sequences:
- the yqhD gene encoding alcohol dehydrogenase; translation: MNNFNLHTPTRILFGKDAIADLREQIPADARVLITYGGGSVKKNGVLDQVYSALDGLDVREFGGIEPNPSYETLMNAVKIARDEKITFLLAVGGGSVLDGTKFIAAAAHYADGIDPWHILQTGGSDIKSAIPMGSVLTLPATGSESNKGAVISRKTTGDKQAFMNEHVQPVFAVLDPVYTYTLPPRQVANGVVDAFVHTVEQYVTYPVNAKIQDRFAEGILLTLIEDGPLALKEPENYEVRANVMWAATQALNGLIGAGVPQDWATHMLGHELTAMHGLDHAQTLAVVLPALWNEKRDTKRGKLLQYAERVWGITEGSDDDRIDAAIAATRNFFEQLGVPTRLSGYGLDGSSIPALLAKLEEHGMTQIGEHHDITLDVSRRIYEAAR